A region of bacterium DNA encodes the following proteins:
- a CDS encoding rubredoxin translates to MDKYVCVVCGYVYDPAIGDSDSGIEAGTSFEDLPEDWVCPLCGVGKESFEKEI, encoded by the coding sequence ATGGATAAATATGTTTGTGTAGTTTGCGGTTATGTTTACGACCCTGCAATAGGCGATTCTGACAGCGGAATAGAAGCCGGGACTTCTTTCGAAGATTTACCGGAAGATTGGGTCTGCCCTCTTTGTGGAGTAGGCAAAGAGTCTTTCGAAAAGGAGATCTAA